Proteins found in one Pontibacter sp. SGAir0037 genomic segment:
- a CDS encoding glycoside hydrolase family 43 protein, translated as MNRFLTKAFLLLTCCFGLLHSASYAQENQKFLNPIMAGFYPDPAICRVNDDYYLILSSFAYYPGVPIFHSKDLVNWNQIGNILDRPEQLNLDKHGVSRGIFAPTLSYHDGVYYMITTLIDRGGNFVVTATNPAGPWSEPVWLRDVHGIDPSLFFDDNGKAYVIYNGDAPDNKPLYSGHRTIRLQEFDYKNLKTTSAPVILVNGGVDISKKPVWIEGPHIYKKDGYYYLMAAEGGTSVNHSEVILRSQKVNADYVPFPGNPILTQRHLPANRKNPVSATGHADLVQTQNGEWWAVFLATRPYDTEDHYNIGRETFLAPVEWKDGWPIINPGHEEVQYSYKRPNLPAGEAPKLPLNGNFTYKDEFRESTLPLHWLMLRTPRSEWYSLSKPAGSVTLDVRPETISGDANPSFLARRQQHIRGTASAKMDFKPASSDEFAGIVAFQNESHYYTIGKTMANGKEVVQLRKSEKATEGGPETSVLAEAPVKKKDAKKPLYLKIEFNAGKYAFYYGSKEGDWTLLKDNVDGTFLSTRTAGGFVGVTLGMYATSQGKASTGKASFDWFNYEGNDAIYETSTAKKNP; from the coding sequence ATGAATCGTTTTCTAACAAAAGCATTCCTGTTACTTACCTGCTGCTTCGGCCTCTTGCATTCGGCCAGTTATGCGCAGGAAAACCAGAAGTTCCTGAACCCTATCATGGCCGGGTTTTACCCGGATCCCGCCATCTGCCGGGTTAACGACGACTATTACCTCATCCTTTCTTCGTTTGCCTACTATCCGGGTGTACCTATCTTCCATAGCAAAGACCTGGTAAACTGGAACCAGATTGGCAACATCCTGGACAGGCCGGAGCAGCTGAACCTGGATAAGCACGGCGTGTCGAGAGGAATTTTTGCCCCGACTCTTTCCTACCACGATGGCGTATATTATATGATCACAACCCTGATAGACAGAGGCGGTAATTTTGTAGTGACAGCGACCAACCCGGCCGGTCCGTGGTCGGAACCGGTATGGCTGCGCGATGTGCATGGCATCGATCCGTCCCTGTTTTTCGACGACAATGGGAAAGCCTATGTGATCTATAACGGAGACGCCCCCGATAACAAGCCGCTCTACAGCGGGCACCGCACCATCCGGCTGCAGGAGTTCGACTATAAAAACCTGAAAACCACCAGTGCTCCTGTTATCCTGGTAAACGGCGGCGTCGACATCTCTAAAAAGCCTGTCTGGATTGAAGGGCCGCATATTTACAAGAAAGACGGCTACTATTACCTGATGGCCGCAGAAGGTGGTACCAGTGTAAACCACTCCGAAGTAATCCTGCGAAGCCAGAAAGTAAATGCGGACTATGTGCCTTTCCCGGGCAACCCGATCCTGACGCAGCGCCACCTGCCGGCCAACCGGAAGAACCCGGTTTCTGCCACCGGCCATGCCGACCTGGTGCAGACGCAGAACGGAGAATGGTGGGCTGTTTTCCTGGCTACCCGCCCTTACGACACCGAAGACCACTATAATATCGGCCGCGAAACTTTCCTGGCCCCTGTGGAGTGGAAAGACGGCTGGCCTATTATTAATCCCGGCCACGAAGAAGTGCAGTATTCCTACAAGCGACCCAACTTACCGGCAGGCGAGGCTCCGAAGCTTCCGCTCAACGGCAACTTTACCTACAAAGATGAATTCCGGGAAAGTACCCTGCCTTTACACTGGCTGATGCTGCGTACGCCGCGCTCCGAGTGGTACAGCCTGAGCAAGCCTGCCGGAAGTGTTACCCTGGATGTGCGCCCTGAAACAATCTCCGGTGACGCCAACCCTTCTTTTCTGGCCAGGAGGCAACAGCACATCCGTGGCACTGCCAGTGCTAAAATGGATTTCAAACCCGCTTCTTCCGATGAATTTGCCGGTATCGTGGCTTTCCAGAACGAGTCCCACTACTATACCATTGGTAAAACAATGGCCAACGGCAAGGAAGTAGTGCAGCTGCGCAAGTCTGAAAAAGCTACCGAGGGCGGCCCCGAAACTTCTGTGCTGGCCGAAGCGCCTGTAAAAAAGAAAGATGCCAAAAAGCCGCTTTACCTGAAAATTGAGTTCAACGCAGGCAAGTATGCCTTCTATTATGGTTCCAAAGAAGGCGATTGGACCCTGCTGAAAGACAATGTAGACGGTACTTTTTTAAGTACACGCACAGCAGGCGGTTTTGTAGGGGTAACATTAGGTATGTACGCCACCTCGCAAGGCAAGGCTTCTACCGGAAAAGCTTCGTTCGACTGGTTTAACTACGAAGGCAACGACGCCATCTACGAGACCTCAACTGCAAAGAAGAACCCGTAA
- a CDS encoding glycoside hydrolase 43 family protein: MKYNFLNRVLFALFFLAVTIPVSGQVAQNPLIHADVPDMAMIRVGDTYYMSSTTMHMSPGVPIMKSKDLVNWQLVSYAYDVLGEVDELTLNNGKSTYGRGSWASSLRFHNGTYYVSTFAQTTGKTHIYTTKDIEKGPWKETSFQPSLHDHTLFFDDDGRIYIIWGGGKLSIAELQPDLSGLKPGTEKVLIENATAPAGPEVGLPAEGSQLFKVNGKYYLFNIAWPKGGMRTVIVHRADKITGPYEGRVALQDKGVAQGGLIDTPRGEWFAYLFRDNGAVGRIPYLVPVTWENGWPVLGEDGKVPETLQLPASKGLLPGIVASDEFTRKKGESALPLVWQWNHNPAHALWSVSQRKGYLRLTTGRTDNDFLAARNTLTQRTIGPESAGSTLLDVSKLKEGDFAGLALLQKKYGLVGVKFENGVKSIVMVNAQTDSAVEAERVPLHQKTVYLKAECDFTDRRDVANFFYSLDGKTWKKIGSSLKMEYTLPHFMGYRFGLFNYATKTPGGYADFDFFHINDRLSGEGITGVK; the protein is encoded by the coding sequence ATGAAATATAACTTCTTGAATCGGGTTCTGTTCGCACTTTTCTTCCTGGCGGTAACCATACCTGTCAGCGGGCAGGTGGCGCAAAACCCTCTGATACACGCCGATGTGCCCGATATGGCCATGATACGGGTAGGAGACACCTACTACATGAGCAGCACCACCATGCACATGAGTCCCGGCGTGCCAATCATGAAATCGAAGGACCTGGTAAACTGGCAACTGGTGAGTTATGCCTACGATGTGCTTGGCGAGGTGGATGAGCTGACGCTGAACAACGGGAAAAGCACCTATGGCAGGGGTTCCTGGGCCAGCAGCCTGCGGTTCCATAACGGCACCTACTACGTATCCACCTTTGCCCAAACCACAGGCAAAACCCATATCTATACCACAAAAGACATCGAAAAAGGCCCCTGGAAGGAAACCTCCTTTCAACCTTCCCTCCACGACCATACCCTCTTTTTCGATGACGACGGGCGCATTTACATCATCTGGGGCGGCGGTAAACTTTCTATCGCAGAGCTTCAGCCGGATTTGTCGGGGCTAAAGCCCGGCACGGAAAAAGTGCTGATCGAAAACGCCACTGCACCGGCCGGTCCGGAAGTCGGGCTGCCTGCCGAAGGCTCCCAGCTGTTTAAAGTAAACGGCAAGTACTACCTGTTTAACATTGCCTGGCCCAAAGGCGGCATGCGTACCGTTATCGTGCACCGTGCGGATAAGATTACAGGTCCTTACGAAGGAAGGGTGGCCCTGCAGGACAAAGGGGTGGCACAGGGAGGGTTAATTGATACGCCGAGGGGCGAGTGGTTCGCTTACCTGTTCCGCGATAATGGCGCTGTAGGCCGCATCCCATACCTGGTGCCGGTGACATGGGAGAATGGCTGGCCCGTACTAGGGGAGGATGGCAAAGTGCCGGAAACCTTACAGCTGCCTGCCAGCAAAGGCCTACTGCCGGGTATTGTGGCCTCCGACGAGTTTACCCGTAAAAAAGGAGAGTCTGCACTGCCGCTGGTGTGGCAGTGGAACCACAACCCCGCCCATGCGCTTTGGTCGGTTTCGCAGCGAAAGGGTTACCTGCGCCTGACAACCGGCCGCACGGACAATGATTTTTTAGCAGCCCGGAATACGCTTACCCAGCGCACCATCGGGCCGGAGAGTGCCGGTTCTACCTTACTGGATGTTTCTAAACTGAAGGAAGGCGACTTCGCCGGGCTTGCCCTGTTGCAGAAAAAGTACGGGCTGGTAGGCGTTAAATTTGAAAATGGCGTTAAATCCATTGTTATGGTAAATGCACAAACGGACAGCGCTGTGGAGGCTGAACGTGTGCCGCTCCACCAAAAAACGGTGTACCTGAAAGCGGAATGCGATTTTACCGATCGCAGGGATGTGGCTAATTTCTTTTACAGTTTGGATGGGAAGACCTGGAAAAAAATAGGCTCCTCCCTCAAGATGGAGTACACTCTGCCGCATTTCATGGGTTATCGCTTTGGCTTGTTCAACTACGCCACCAAAACACCGGGGGGCTATGCTGACTTCGACTTTTTTCATATAAACGACCGCCTGAGCGGAGAGGGAATTACCGGGGTGAAATAA
- a CDS encoding glycosyl hydrolase family 8, with amino-acid sequence MKKQLTLSFLGLALLLALLSGCAATKQEEGVKDARGKMKPWTAGAAETGKYRNVFREAGYAQADIDAKLAKAYQDLFEGPDRVYFEVGDSMAYVSDIKNKDARTEGLSYGLMVAVQLDKKEVFDRLWRWTKKYMQHQGGPRDAYFAWSVEPKTGKRNSDGSASDGELYFVTSLLFASNRWGNDTGIDYYAEGRRILDAMWSKDGTMNIKNVLNVEHKQINFVPEGDMYDWTDPSYHVPAFFEVWAAYARDGHEQFYRDCADTARAFLHRATHPVTGLTPDYSEFSGAPHSRGRMGDAFRYDSWRVPMNIAMDYSWYAKDKEWQQEYGRRIQNFLYSKGLETYGDQYNIDGSTPDWILPAGGYQKLRHSLGLVSTAGAASIMGTQAKSWKFVDEVWNAKLEPYPDGYFDPYYDGLLYLFSLMHLSGNYRIITPGMK; translated from the coding sequence ATGAAAAAACAGTTAACCCTTTCTTTCCTGGGCCTTGCGCTGCTGCTGGCATTGCTGTCTGGTTGTGCTGCTACAAAGCAGGAAGAAGGCGTAAAAGACGCCCGCGGGAAAATGAAACCCTGGACAGCCGGTGCTGCCGAAACAGGTAAATACCGCAACGTGTTTCGGGAGGCCGGTTATGCCCAGGCAGATATTGATGCCAAACTGGCCAAAGCGTACCAAGACCTTTTCGAGGGGCCTGACAGGGTTTACTTCGAAGTGGGCGATTCCATGGCTTACGTGTCGGATATCAAAAACAAGGATGCCCGCACCGAAGGCCTGTCTTACGGACTGATGGTGGCGGTGCAGCTCGACAAAAAAGAGGTATTTGACCGCTTGTGGCGCTGGACCAAAAAATACATGCAGCACCAGGGTGGTCCCCGGGATGCCTACTTTGCCTGGAGTGTGGAGCCGAAAACAGGCAAACGCAATTCCGATGGTTCGGCCTCGGATGGTGAGCTGTATTTTGTAACCTCTCTTCTGTTCGCCTCGAACCGCTGGGGGAACGACACAGGCATAGATTACTACGCCGAAGGAAGAAGGATACTAGACGCTATGTGGAGCAAAGACGGCACCATGAACATCAAAAACGTGCTGAATGTAGAACACAAGCAAATCAATTTTGTGCCGGAAGGCGATATGTACGATTGGACCGATCCCTCATACCATGTACCTGCCTTTTTTGAGGTATGGGCCGCATATGCCAGAGACGGGCACGAGCAGTTTTACCGTGACTGCGCCGATACGGCACGTGCTTTTCTGCACCGGGCCACACACCCGGTAACGGGCCTTACCCCCGACTATTCCGAGTTTAGCGGTGCCCCGCACAGCAGGGGCCGCATGGGCGACGCCTTCCGCTACGATTCCTGGCGTGTACCCATGAATATCGCCATGGACTATAGCTGGTACGCCAAAGACAAGGAGTGGCAGCAGGAGTATGGCAGGCGCATCCAAAACTTCCTGTACAGCAAGGGGCTCGAAACCTACGGCGACCAGTATAACATCGACGGATCAACACCTGACTGGATACTGCCTGCCGGTGGTTACCAGAAGCTGCGTCATTCCCTGGGTTTGGTTTCAACGGCGGGTGCCGCTTCCATTATGGGTACCCAGGCTAAAAGCTGGAAATTTGTGGATGAGGTATGGAATGCCAAGCTGGAGCCGTACCCCGACGGCTACTTCGACCCGTACTATGATGGCTTGCTGTACCTCTTCAGCCTGATGCACTTAAGCGGTAATTACCGGATCATTACGCCCGGCATGAAATAA
- a CDS encoding sialate O-acetylesterase, which produces MKHLRNLTLLVVMLMISTAAFSQDKNFHIYLCFGQSNMEGHTKFEPQDTIGDKRFKVLEAVDCPNLGRKKGEWYTAVPPLSRCNTGLTPADYFGRTLVAGLPENVTVGVINVAVGGCKIELFDKNNHESYVATAPDWMKGALAPYENNPYGRLVEMAKLAQKRGVIKGILLHQGESNTGDAEWPAKVKGVYENLLKDLGLEAASVPLLAGEVVGAKENGACASMNAIIATLPTVIPTAHVISSEGCTALPDRLHFTAEGYRELGKRYGEKMLALTAASTTQKKQGGRKTKSK; this is translated from the coding sequence ATGAAGCATCTGCGCAACCTGACCCTGCTTGTCGTTATGCTGATGATAAGCACCGCCGCTTTTTCACAGGACAAGAACTTCCACATCTACCTGTGCTTTGGGCAGTCTAACATGGAAGGCCATACCAAATTTGAACCGCAGGATACTATCGGAGACAAACGGTTTAAGGTCTTGGAAGCCGTGGATTGCCCCAACCTGGGCCGCAAAAAAGGAGAGTGGTACACGGCAGTGCCCCCTTTGAGCCGGTGCAACACCGGCCTTACACCGGCCGATTACTTTGGCAGAACACTTGTGGCCGGTCTGCCGGAAAACGTAACGGTAGGGGTGATTAATGTAGCGGTCGGAGGCTGTAAAATTGAGTTATTCGATAAGAACAACCATGAATCTTATGTGGCAACAGCCCCTGACTGGATGAAGGGAGCTCTGGCCCCTTATGAAAACAACCCCTACGGACGCCTGGTGGAGATGGCGAAACTGGCCCAGAAACGCGGTGTAATCAAAGGCATCCTGCTGCACCAGGGCGAATCCAATACCGGCGATGCCGAATGGCCCGCAAAAGTAAAAGGCGTATACGAGAACCTGCTGAAAGACCTGGGCCTGGAGGCCGCCTCTGTTCCCCTGCTGGCAGGTGAAGTGGTAGGAGCAAAGGAAAACGGGGCCTGCGCCAGCATGAACGCCATCATAGCCACACTGCCAACAGTTATTCCGACCGCACATGTTATTTCTTCGGAAGGCTGCACGGCTTTGCCCGACCGCCTGCATTTCACAGCAGAGGGTTATAGGGAATTAGGGAAAAGGTACGGCGAAAAAATGCTGGCCTTAACAGCAGCTAGCACTACGCAGAAAAAGCAGGGAGGCAGAAAAACTAAATCAAAATGA
- a CDS encoding glycoside hydrolase N-terminal domain-containing protein, which translates to MKLTRSCICCLLLQVAVLFNVLGQHHTPLRLWYDQPAQQWVEALPVGNGRLGAMVYGHPAKEIIQLNENTVYAGQPNRNDNPLAKDALPEVRKLIFEGKYDEAQELTNRTFISKSSHGMPYETVGNLRLSFDGHENFTAYQRELDLENALVTSRYSSKGVNYKTEVLSSFPDQVIIYRITADKPGSISFTATMDRPANAKVSVRGEGELVLTGKTSDFEGEKGQVMFQASAKVRSKGGSIRAQQTELRVEQADEVTLYIAIATNFNNYRDISGQPAERVERYLQKAVGKGAEAIRQDHIADYKHLFDRVSLNLGETEAAKLPTNQRIAQFRTGNDPHLVALYFQFGRYLLISASRPGGQPANLQGIWNDQLTPPWDSKYTVNINTEMNYWPSEITNLTELNEPLVQMVHELSESGRQTARDMYGANGWVLHHNTDLWRINGPVDGAFWGMWPMGGAWLSQHLFEKYAFSGDKQYLASVYPVLKEASRFFLDVLVEEPEHKWLVVAPSVSPENAPSVHPGSAVAAGTTMDNQLVFDLFHKTIKTAELLKTDPELVAQLKQHLQRLPPMQVGKWGQLQEWMHDWDNPKDEHRHVSHLYGLYPSNQISPYRTPQLFAAARTSLLARGDESTGWSMGWKVNLWARLLDGNHAFKLIQDQLSPSIQPDGKQKGGTYPNLFDAHPPFQIDGNFGCTAGIAEMLLQSHDGALHLLPALPDAWKTGSISGLRAKGGFEIDMNWADNKPGEVTIQSALGGNCRIRSYYPLTGKGLKKAKGTNANSFYQVDAIKQPLVSPEAKAANAELKQVYEYDLATKAGGTYTISLKK; encoded by the coding sequence ATGAAATTAACCAGGAGTTGTATTTGTTGCTTATTGCTTCAAGTGGCGGTGCTGTTTAATGTGCTTGGGCAGCATCACACTCCCCTCAGGCTCTGGTACGACCAGCCGGCGCAGCAATGGGTGGAGGCCCTGCCTGTCGGGAACGGGCGTTTAGGCGCGATGGTTTACGGGCATCCTGCCAAAGAAATCATCCAGCTGAATGAGAATACGGTGTATGCCGGGCAGCCCAACCGCAACGACAACCCGCTTGCAAAAGACGCGCTTCCGGAGGTCCGGAAACTGATTTTTGAAGGAAAATACGACGAGGCACAGGAGCTTACCAACCGGACGTTTATCAGCAAATCCTCTCATGGCATGCCCTACGAAACGGTGGGTAACCTGCGGCTCTCCTTCGACGGGCACGAGAACTTTACCGCTTACCAACGGGAGCTCGATCTCGAAAATGCACTGGTAACCTCCCGTTACAGCAGCAAGGGCGTCAACTACAAAACAGAGGTGCTTTCCTCTTTCCCTGACCAGGTTATCATTTACCGTATCACAGCCGATAAACCCGGTTCCATCAGTTTTACGGCAACCATGGACAGGCCTGCCAATGCCAAGGTTTCTGTCAGAGGCGAAGGCGAATTGGTACTGACAGGAAAAACAAGCGATTTTGAGGGGGAGAAGGGGCAGGTAATGTTCCAGGCATCGGCAAAGGTCAGGAGCAAAGGCGGTAGCATTCGGGCACAGCAAACGGAACTACGGGTGGAGCAGGCCGATGAGGTAACGCTGTACATCGCCATCGCCACCAATTTTAACAACTACCGCGATATCAGCGGCCAGCCGGCGGAGCGGGTAGAGCGTTACCTGCAGAAAGCTGTCGGCAAAGGCGCAGAGGCTATCCGGCAGGATCATATTGCCGACTATAAGCACCTTTTCGACCGGGTTAGCCTGAACCTAGGTGAAACTGAAGCAGCAAAGCTGCCAACCAACCAGCGGATAGCGCAGTTCAGAACAGGCAACGATCCGCACCTGGTGGCGCTGTATTTCCAGTTCGGGCGCTACCTGCTGATCTCTGCTTCACGGCCGGGCGGGCAGCCGGCAAACCTGCAGGGGATCTGGAACGACCAGCTGACACCACCTTGGGACAGCAAGTATACCGTTAACATCAATACCGAGATGAATTACTGGCCCTCCGAAATCACGAATCTGACTGAACTCAACGAGCCCCTGGTGCAGATGGTTCATGAGTTATCTGAATCGGGCCGCCAGACAGCACGCGACATGTACGGAGCAAACGGGTGGGTGCTGCACCACAATACCGATCTCTGGCGCATCAATGGGCCGGTAGACGGTGCTTTCTGGGGTATGTGGCCCATGGGCGGCGCCTGGCTGTCGCAGCACCTGTTCGAGAAGTATGCCTTTTCGGGCGATAAGCAATACCTGGCTTCCGTTTACCCGGTGCTGAAAGAAGCCTCCCGCTTTTTTCTCGATGTGCTGGTAGAGGAGCCGGAGCATAAATGGCTGGTGGTGGCTCCTTCCGTTTCACCTGAAAACGCACCTTCCGTACACCCTGGCTCAGCCGTGGCGGCAGGTACCACCATGGATAACCAACTGGTATTCGACCTGTTTCATAAAACCATTAAAACAGCAGAACTTCTTAAAACCGACCCGGAACTGGTGGCGCAACTAAAGCAGCACCTGCAAAGGCTGCCGCCGATGCAGGTAGGCAAATGGGGGCAGCTCCAGGAGTGGATGCACGACTGGGACAACCCCAAAGACGAGCACCGCCACGTATCGCACCTGTACGGCCTTTATCCATCTAACCAGATTTCGCCTTACCGCACGCCGCAGCTGTTTGCGGCGGCCCGTACCTCCCTGCTGGCTCGTGGCGACGAATCCACGGGCTGGTCGATGGGCTGGAAGGTGAACCTGTGGGCGCGGCTGCTGGATGGCAATCATGCCTTTAAACTCATTCAGGACCAGCTGTCGCCGTCTATCCAGCCAGACGGGAAGCAAAAAGGAGGTACCTACCCGAACCTGTTCGATGCACACCCGCCTTTCCAGATCGACGGAAACTTCGGCTGTACGGCCGGTATCGCCGAAATGCTGCTGCAAAGCCACGACGGTGCCTTGCACCTGCTGCCTGCCCTGCCCGATGCCTGGAAAACCGGAAGCATCAGCGGGCTCAGAGCCAAGGGTGGTTTTGAAATTGATATGAACTGGGCCGACAACAAACCGGGGGAAGTAACCATTCAATCGGCTTTGGGAGGCAATTGCCGCATCCGCTCCTACTACCCGCTCACGGGCAAAGGCCTCAAAAAGGCAAAGGGCACAAATGCGAATTCTTTTTACCAGGTAGATGCCATAAAACAACCCTTAGTTTCACCGGAAGCAAAGGCTGCAAACGCGGAGCTGAAACAAGTGTATGAATACGACCTTGCCACCAAAGCAGGAGGAACTTACACTATAAGCCTGAAGAAATAA
- a CDS encoding glycoside hydrolase family 97 protein, whose protein sequence is MHQTTLKSLFLCCGLFISTMLFCLGQELPAKVTSPDQQLQVEVFLQNGRAHYRVVFKGEMVLEDSPLGVVTNLVDYDSQLTLLKTEQHTINQQYRLDRMKQSQVQYQANELVCSFVNKDKKEIQVVFRVSNNNIAFRYALPASGDPLALVVEKEATGFNFPQEAKGFLTPQSKSMVGFARTKPSYEEGYYIEQDIAAKSAAGLGYTFPGLFRVKSNWVLLSETGVRSTYCGAHLSDPTKDGLYTIAFPDTTENNGFGSTGAAIGLPATTPWRTITVGNSLKPIVETTIAFDVVEPLYEPSIAYTYGKGTWSWIMWQDQSMTYEDQVTYIDLAARLGYQFILIDALWDANIGYKRMEELIRYAASKGVGVFLWYNSNGVANDAPQTPKNKMNTAIARKKEMQWMKQNGVKGIKVDFFGGDKQEIMRLYEDILSDANDYGLMAVFHGATLPRGWERMFPNYAGSEAVLASENLMFSQGANDREAFNATIHPFIRNAVGSMEFGGVVLNKRYNRGNNGGNYRKTTDVFQLATAVLFQNPVQFFALAPNNLTDAPAFAIDFMKQVPTTWDQTMFIEGYPGKYCVLARQHQGKWYVAGINAQAEAVQLKIKLPMLAGQEVTFYGDEAGGNSFSKSLKINKKGEVQVVIQPQGGIVINQ, encoded by the coding sequence ATGCATCAAACCACCTTAAAGAGTCTGTTTTTATGCTGCGGACTTTTCATCAGCACCATGTTGTTTTGCCTGGGGCAGGAGCTGCCCGCAAAAGTTACAAGCCCTGATCAGCAATTGCAGGTCGAGGTGTTCTTACAAAACGGCCGGGCGCATTACCGGGTAGTATTCAAAGGGGAAATGGTTCTGGAAGATTCTCCCCTGGGGGTTGTAACCAACCTGGTAGATTATGACAGCCAGCTGACACTGCTTAAAACCGAGCAGCATACAATTAACCAGCAGTACCGCCTGGATAGGATGAAGCAGTCTCAAGTGCAGTACCAGGCCAACGAATTAGTCTGCTCCTTTGTAAACAAAGACAAGAAGGAGATACAAGTTGTGTTCAGGGTCAGCAACAACAACATTGCTTTCCGTTATGCCCTGCCCGCCTCCGGTGATCCTTTAGCACTGGTGGTGGAAAAAGAGGCCACCGGGTTTAATTTTCCGCAGGAGGCCAAAGGTTTTTTAACGCCTCAATCCAAGTCCATGGTTGGTTTTGCAAGAACAAAGCCCAGCTATGAAGAAGGGTATTATATAGAACAGGACATTGCGGCAAAATCAGCGGCCGGCCTGGGCTATACCTTCCCGGGCCTGTTCCGGGTTAAAAGCAACTGGGTACTGCTTTCCGAAACCGGTGTCAGGTCAACCTACTGCGGCGCTCACCTCAGCGACCCGACAAAGGACGGGCTCTACACCATCGCCTTTCCGGACACAACAGAAAACAACGGCTTCGGGAGCACTGGAGCCGCCATTGGCTTGCCTGCAACAACGCCCTGGCGCACCATTACCGTTGGCAACAGCTTAAAACCCATCGTGGAAACCACCATTGCCTTTGATGTGGTGGAGCCTTTGTATGAACCCTCTATTGCCTATACGTACGGCAAAGGAACGTGGAGCTGGATTATGTGGCAGGACCAGAGCATGACGTACGAAGACCAGGTAACCTATATAGACCTGGCCGCACGCTTGGGGTATCAGTTCATCCTGATCGATGCCCTGTGGGATGCAAACATCGGCTATAAGCGGATGGAGGAACTAATCCGTTACGCTGCTTCGAAAGGAGTAGGCGTGTTTCTGTGGTATAACTCCAACGGGGTTGCCAACGATGCCCCGCAAACACCTAAAAATAAAATGAACACAGCCATTGCCCGCAAAAAGGAGATGCAGTGGATGAAGCAGAATGGGGTAAAAGGCATTAAGGTAGACTTCTTTGGAGGCGACAAGCAGGAAATCATGCGCCTGTACGAAGACATTCTTTCCGATGCCAATGATTATGGCCTGATGGCGGTGTTCCACGGCGCAACTCTGCCCCGCGGCTGGGAACGCATGTTTCCGAATTATGCAGGAAGTGAGGCCGTGCTGGCATCCGAAAACCTGATGTTTAGCCAGGGTGCCAACGACAGGGAGGCTTTCAATGCCACGATACACCCTTTTATCCGCAACGCCGTGGGCAGTATGGAATTTGGAGGAGTGGTGCTGAACAAGCGCTACAACCGGGGCAACAACGGTGGAAATTACCGGAAAACAACCGACGTTTTTCAACTGGCCACGGCTGTGCTGTTCCAGAACCCGGTACAGTTTTTTGCCCTCGCCCCCAACAACCTGACTGATGCGCCTGCTTTTGCCATCGACTTTATGAAGCAGGTGCCGACCACCTGGGACCAGACCATGTTTATAGAAGGGTACCCGGGCAAGTACTGTGTGCTGGCTCGGCAGCATCAGGGGAAATGGTATGTAGCAGGCATTAATGCGCAGGCAGAAGCCGTGCAGCTGAAAATAAAGTTACCGATGTTGGCGGGCCAGGAAGTTACCTTCTATGGCGACGAAGCGGGCGGCAACAGTTTTTCCAAAAGCCTGAAAATAAATAAAAAAGGAGAGGTGCAGGTGGTAATACAGCCACAGGGAGGAATCGTTATAAACCAGTAG